From a region of the Acinetobacter larvae genome:
- a CDS encoding porin: MRFILQILSLYLFIHALPSQAEISLMQQDDILKTGDHFQLTTSGSLRLQALNFEHYNAANATQKYQRNGYSAASRIYLDAHYQATPNIGVLAEYETYINPAKILDWQGHYSTQDHSLDTVQAYFGVAHKDYGTLKYGKLSSIYYDVVGSKTDLWDYAPLAQPATWSSHSYYDGSAVSRKTLRYEKEIAPLTVYAAYLFKDQTNTNQEIEYKRDYGLALATDLKITPTLSWAVAWQHNKAELYAHPTAQHVQYHQNIIGSSIFYLKDPWMLGLGVGWYHNVHPSNRLDQQQHFDPAEFLNTQSYGLEYYLGYKIPIQQAGIQFIRPYIMGDRFAYRTGRQFYRQDYGLGLAIRFKYGFGFDIEHFKTKDSFNTPDMNLFRLRYEF, from the coding sequence ATGCGATTTATATTACAGATATTATCATTATATTTATTTATTCATGCCTTACCCAGTCAAGCTGAGATCAGTTTAATGCAACAAGATGATATTTTAAAAACAGGAGACCATTTTCAACTGACCACATCAGGCAGTTTAAGATTACAGGCACTCAATTTTGAGCATTATAATGCTGCCAATGCAACGCAAAAATATCAACGCAATGGTTATAGCGCTGCGAGTCGGATCTACCTCGATGCACATTATCAAGCCACACCGAATATCGGTGTATTGGCAGAATATGAAACCTATATCAACCCTGCCAAGATTCTCGACTGGCAAGGACATTACAGCACGCAAGATCATTCTCTAGATACAGTGCAGGCTTATTTTGGCGTGGCACATAAAGACTATGGCACACTCAAATATGGAAAGCTCTCTAGTATTTATTATGATGTTGTCGGCAGCAAAACCGATCTTTGGGATTACGCCCCCTTGGCTCAACCCGCCACATGGAGTAGTCACAGTTATTATGATGGGTCAGCTGTATCACGCAAAACTTTACGCTATGAAAAAGAAATTGCACCCTTGACCGTATACGCAGCCTATCTCTTTAAAGATCAAACAAATACAAATCAAGAAATTGAATACAAAAGAGATTATGGCTTAGCCTTGGCCACAGACCTTAAGATCACCCCGACCTTATCATGGGCAGTGGCATGGCAACATAATAAAGCTGAGCTCTATGCACACCCAACAGCACAACATGTGCAATATCATCAAAATATTATTGGCAGCTCAATTTTTTATTTAAAAGATCCGTGGATGCTTGGGCTTGGCGTGGGCTGGTATCATAATGTTCACCCCAGTAATCGCTTAGATCAACAACAGCATTTTGATCCGGCTGAATTTTTAAACACTCAGTCTTATGGTCTGGAATATTATCTAGGATACAAAATACCGATCCAGCAAGCAGGTATACAATTTATTCGTCCCTACATCATGGGAGATCGTTTTGCTTATCGTACTGGTCGTCAGTTTTATCGACAAGATTATGGTTTAGGGCTCGCGATTCGTTTTAAATATGGTTTTGGCTTTGATATTGAGCATTTTAAAACCAAGGATTCTTTCAACACCCCCGATATGAATTTATTTCGTTTACGTTATGAATTTTAA
- a CDS encoding MsnO8 family LLM class oxidoreductase — translation MTLKLSFLDKCPIEKGLTAEQALHNAAEIAQKVESLGFYRYWVAEHHHSSQYASPSPELMIAWLIQQTEQIRLGSGGVMLQHYSPYKVAENFNVLSALAAGRIDLGIGKAPGGLPQSTQALQQGLDQVKKGDFKQQLLQVQQYIQAPAVQEPTVQKQVVQEQVVQKQVVQEPTIQKPAIQAQQLAAESALAATPLAQQPAELFLLGASVESAVLAAELGWNFVFAAHLNANQQQLHDALQAFRQRRAQHRHPQHNKAIIAVQMIVAENQQLAEHWAEKLAVWSLHLANGQRVKLLSEQMGYAFAQQAQSEIISLQPEALNIVKGSALAVQQQLVALAEQYAVDELMVEIPLTQHAQRLQMLEDLVAVTRLAA, via the coding sequence ATGACGTTAAAATTAAGTTTTTTAGATAAATGCCCAATTGAAAAAGGATTAACAGCAGAACAAGCACTGCACAATGCAGCAGAGATTGCACAGAAAGTAGAAAGTCTGGGGTTTTACCGTTATTGGGTTGCAGAACATCATCATAGTTCACAATACGCTAGCCCATCACCAGAATTAATGATTGCTTGGCTGATCCAACAGACCGAGCAGATTCGATTAGGCTCTGGTGGTGTCATGTTGCAGCATTATAGCCCCTATAAAGTGGCTGAAAATTTTAATGTATTGTCAGCATTGGCGGCTGGGCGTATCGACCTCGGCATTGGTAAAGCACCAGGTGGATTACCACAATCGACCCAAGCCCTACAACAGGGTCTGGATCAAGTCAAAAAAGGCGATTTTAAACAACAGTTGCTCCAAGTTCAGCAGTACATCCAAGCGCCAGCGGTTCAAGAGCCAACCGTTCAAAAACAAGTCGTTCAAGAGCAGGTCGTTCAGAAGCAAGTCGTTCAAGAGCCAACCATTCAAAAACCAGCTATTCAAGCGCAACAGTTAGCAGCTGAATCCGCACTTGCGGCGACACCTTTAGCACAACAGCCAGCCGAGCTTTTTTTACTGGGTGCGAGTGTTGAAAGCGCTGTTTTGGCAGCAGAATTGGGGTGGAATTTCGTCTTCGCAGCGCACTTAAATGCCAATCAACAGCAGCTACATGATGCATTACAAGCCTTTCGCCAACGCCGTGCGCAACATCGTCACCCACAACACAATAAAGCCATTATCGCAGTACAAATGATTGTGGCTGAAAATCAGCAGTTGGCCGAGCATTGGGCGGAAAAGTTAGCAGTCTGGAGCTTACATCTGGCCAATGGGCAGCGGGTAAAGCTACTCAGTGAGCAGATGGGCTATGCATTTGCACAGCAAGCACAATCAGAGATTATTTCTTTACAACCAGAAGCTCTCAACATTGTGAAAGGCTCAGCTTTGGCCGTGCAACAACAATTAGTCGCTTTGGCAGAACAATATGCAGTCGATGAATTGATGGTGGAAATTCCTTTAACCCAACATGCACAGCGCTTACAGATGCTTGAAGACTTGGTCGCTGTCACACGCTTGGCGGCATAA
- a CDS encoding amidohydrolase, with the protein MTSHRTNIDLQQQLLVWRRELHQFPELSGQEHQTTARLQDWLAQFGISSQQYGLTTGLVVDIGQGQPVVALRADLDALPIQEQSSHDHTSTVAGVMHACGHDLHTAVILGAAILLKQQEHNLSGRVRIIFQPAEENYSGAYAVLAQGILTDVDVIFGMHNEPNLALGHFATRQGAFYANVDKFNVLVKGKGAHAGRPHEGQDAIYIASQLVVALQAISSRRIDTLETCVVSVTQIHAGNTWNVLPATVSLEGTARTHSKATRQLVEQHFKQIAAGIASAYGVEIEIDWQHGPAAVINHPHWADFATTLAEQQGYQVQQADLHLGGEDFAAYLEQIPGAFVSIGSASSYGLHHPEFHGNEALIYPAAQYFAALAQAALWELHSNSGAPEQHLSKHHLSPNII; encoded by the coding sequence ATGACAAGTCATAGGACCAACATCGATTTACAGCAACAGCTTTTAGTATGGCGTCGTGAATTACACCAATTCCCAGAATTATCAGGGCAAGAACATCAGACCACTGCACGTTTACAAGATTGGTTAGCACAATTTGGCATAAGCAGCCAGCAGTATGGTCTCACAACCGGCTTGGTGGTCGATATTGGTCAAGGTCAGCCAGTAGTGGCATTGCGTGCTGACCTTGATGCTTTACCGATTCAAGAACAGAGTTCGCATGACCATACGTCGACGGTTGCAGGCGTGATGCATGCCTGTGGGCATGATCTGCATACCGCTGTGATCTTGGGTGCGGCTATTTTATTGAAGCAGCAAGAACACAATTTGTCAGGGCGGGTCAGAATTATTTTTCAACCTGCAGAAGAGAATTATAGCGGTGCTTATGCGGTGTTAGCCCAAGGTATTTTGACCGATGTCGATGTAATTTTTGGCATGCACAATGAGCCCAATTTAGCATTGGGACATTTTGCAACACGGCAAGGCGCTTTTTATGCCAATGTCGATAAATTTAATGTGTTGGTGAAAGGCAAGGGGGCTCATGCTGGGCGTCCGCATGAAGGACAAGATGCAATTTATATTGCCAGCCAATTGGTAGTGGCCTTACAAGCGATTAGCAGTCGTCGTATCGATACCTTAGAAACTTGTGTTGTCAGCGTGACCCAGATTCATGCGGGCAATACTTGGAATGTATTACCGGCAACAGTCAGTTTGGAGGGGACTGCCAGAACCCACAGTAAAGCAACGCGGCAGTTGGTAGAACAGCACTTTAAACAAATCGCAGCAGGCATCGCCAGTGCCTATGGCGTAGAGATCGAAATTGATTGGCAGCATGGTCCTGCGGCAGTTATCAATCATCCGCATTGGGCTGATTTTGCCACAACGCTGGCGGAACAACAGGGCTATCAGGTACAGCAAGCCGATTTACATTTGGGCGGTGAAGATTTTGCAGCCTATTTAGAGCAGATCCCCGGTGCCTTTGTCAGTATTGGCAGTGCCAGCAGCTATGGTTTACATCATCCCGAATTTCATGGCAATGAGGCATTGATTTATCCCGCAGCACAATATTTTGCCGCCTTAGCACAGGCAGCCTTATGGGAACTACACAGCAACAGCGGTGCGCCAGAACAACATCTATCCAAACATCATCTAAGCCCAAACATTATATAA
- a CDS encoding LLM class flavin-dependent oxidoreductase has product MSAQKTIHLGTILQGAGGNMASWRHPDAVADASINLDFVKKLAIQAEQAKFDFVFIADGLYINDKSIPHFLNRFEPLTLLSALASVTQHIGLVGTVSTSYSEPFTVARQFASLDHLSAGRAGWNVVTTPLEGTAKNFSKAQHPEHALRYQIADEYLDVVKGLWDSWEQGAFVRNKATGQFFDASKLHTLNFHGKFFDVAGPLNIERTPQHRPIVFQAGASDSGKTLAAKHADAIFTHQNSLAEAQAFYADVKQRLAQYGRKADELLVFQGIPVLIGEDDADIAAQYQQTAALVSIDDALNYLGRYFEHYDFSQHALDEPFPDLGDLGENSFRSTTQEIKKLAKENAYSLREVALRVATPLPQFKGTAEQVATQLIDWVDQSAADGFIIQALTPHTLSTFIAQVLPILQQRGRFRSDYEGSTLRESFHLAAPENRFVSAAQQELEHAV; this is encoded by the coding sequence ATGTCAGCACAAAAGACGATACACCTCGGGACCATTTTACAGGGCGCCGGTGGAAATATGGCCTCATGGCGCCATCCAGATGCGGTTGCAGATGCCAGTATTAATCTTGATTTTGTTAAGAAACTGGCGATTCAAGCCGAACAGGCCAAATTTGATTTTGTCTTTATTGCCGATGGTTTATATATCAATGATAAGTCTATTCCACATTTTTTAAATCGCTTTGAGCCCTTGACCTTGTTGTCAGCGTTGGCGAGTGTGACTCAGCATATTGGTTTGGTTGGTACGGTATCGACCTCTTATAGTGAGCCCTTTACCGTGGCACGGCAATTTGCCAGTTTAGACCATCTGAGTGCTGGTCGTGCTGGTTGGAATGTGGTGACAACGCCCTTAGAGGGAACGGCAAAAAATTTTTCCAAAGCACAACATCCAGAACATGCTTTACGTTATCAGATTGCCGATGAGTATTTAGATGTGGTCAAAGGGCTTTGGGATTCATGGGAACAAGGCGCATTTGTACGTAACAAAGCGACAGGACAGTTTTTTGATGCCAGCAAATTACATACTCTAAATTTTCACGGTAAGTTTTTTGATGTTGCAGGACCGCTCAATATAGAAAGAACACCGCAACATCGTCCCATTGTGTTTCAAGCCGGTGCATCGGATAGTGGCAAGACGCTGGCGGCAAAACATGCCGATGCAATTTTTACCCATCAAAACTCCTTGGCTGAAGCGCAGGCTTTCTATGCGGATGTCAAACAACGCTTGGCACAGTATGGGCGTAAAGCCGATGAACTATTGGTCTTTCAAGGTATTCCTGTTTTGATTGGCGAGGACGATGCCGATATTGCTGCACAATACCAGCAAACCGCAGCTTTGGTCTCGATAGACGATGCTCTAAATTATCTGGGGCGTTATTTTGAACATTATGATTTTAGTCAACATGCATTGGATGAACCTTTTCCCGACTTAGGGGATTTGGGTGAAAATAGTTTTCGAAGTACCACGCAGGAGATTAAAAAATTAGCCAAAGAAAATGCTTATAGCTTAAGAGAAGTGGCGCTCAGGGTTGCAACACCTTTACCGCAATTTAAGGGAACAGCAGAACAGGTCGCGACACAATTGATTGATTGGGTTGATCAGAGTGCAGCAGATGGTTTTATTATTCAGGCATTGACCCCCCATACACTGAGCACTTTTATCGCGCAAGTGCTACCGATTTTGCAACAACGTGGTCGTTTTCGTAGCGACTATGAGGGCAGTACGCTACGGGAAAGTTTCCATTTGGCAGCACCGGAAAATCGTTTTGTATCTGCGGCGCAACAGGAGCTAGAGCATGCAGTTTAA
- a CDS encoding ABC transporter substrate-binding protein, which translates to MQFNHSLYAALLSSLVLSACSSSSDPQVQQREQVTQQSASTASSTTAPVSVTEQILLQNSTPIHVATNAAAIAKIPKDYQFVHAGYFTVAVQTLNVPPLSAVAADHQTYIGTEVDTARLIADSLGLKLKVIPSSWEDWPLGVSSGKYDAALINITVTKERKQKFDFATYRKDMIGFFSASTSSITKIETSDDVAGLNVIVGAGTNQEKILLAWIEENKQKGLKPATPIYLQDIAAATLALQSGRADSFLLPNSTGSWIVKGHPQDFKRVGYIEGGWPKTADIAVTLKKDTGLVYAVQEALNGVIASGAFNQVLTRWGVAEEAVKQSEINPLGFGD; encoded by the coding sequence ATGCAGTTTAATCATTCTTTATACGCGGCGCTATTGAGCAGTCTGGTTTTGAGTGCATGCAGTTCATCATCCGATCCGCAGGTGCAACAGCGCGAGCAAGTGACACAGCAAAGCGCCAGCACAGCTTCTAGCACGACAGCACCGGTCTCCGTGACTGAACAAATATTATTGCAAAATAGCACGCCAATTCATGTGGCAACCAATGCGGCGGCGATTGCAAAAATTCCGAAGGACTACCAATTTGTGCATGCTGGTTATTTTACGGTTGCTGTGCAAACCTTAAATGTTCCGCCTTTGTCTGCCGTGGCTGCAGATCATCAAACCTATATTGGGACAGAAGTGGACACAGCACGCTTGATTGCAGACAGTTTGGGACTAAAGTTAAAAGTCATTCCAAGCTCTTGGGAAGATTGGCCATTGGGCGTGAGTTCTGGCAAATATGATGCTGCTTTAATCAATATAACCGTCACCAAAGAACGCAAGCAGAAGTTTGATTTTGCGACTTATCGTAAAGATATGATTGGTTTTTTCTCGGCAAGCACAAGCTCAATCACAAAGATTGAGACCTCAGATGATGTCGCAGGGCTCAACGTTATCGTCGGTGCAGGCACCAATCAAGAAAAGATTTTATTGGCGTGGATTGAAGAAAATAAACAAAAAGGTCTAAAACCTGCAACACCGATTTATTTGCAAGATATTGCCGCAGCAACCTTGGCTTTGCAGTCAGGTCGGGCAGACAGCTTTTTATTACCCAATTCAACTGGTTCTTGGATTGTAAAAGGTCATCCTCAGGACTTTAAACGGGTTGGGTATATCGAAGGCGGGTGGCCAAAGACCGCAGATATTGCGGTGACACTCAAAAAAGATACGGGCTTGGTTTATGCCGTACAGGAAGCTTTAAATGGTGTGATTGCCAGTGGTGCATTTAATCAGGTCTTGACGCGTTGGGGTGTTGCTGAAGAAGCGGTAAAACAGTCTGAA